In one Streptomyces sp. NBC_01241 genomic region, the following are encoded:
- a CDS encoding CDP-alcohol phosphatidyltransferase family protein gives MGSTGTVLRELRGAQKTAKGVSLYSRYVNRPAGRVFAAAAYRIGLSPNQVTLISAAFTFAAIAAVALVRPSWGLAGGVYAGLAVGFALDSADGQLARLTGRGGPDGEWLDHVVDCAKMILVHTAVLISFQRFFGLPSQGWLLLPLGFLFAAVLAFCAGLLREQLGKAAVRSPAGGSGPVSRVRAVALLPADYGVFCLVFLLLGDRTAFRIGYAVLAVVHALFLVAFLAKWFRELKALRAAD, from the coding sequence ATGGGAAGCACGGGCACGGTTCTGCGTGAGTTGCGTGGTGCGCAGAAGACGGCCAAGGGGGTGTCGCTGTACTCGCGGTACGTGAACCGGCCGGCCGGCCGGGTGTTCGCCGCCGCCGCGTACCGTATCGGGCTGTCGCCCAATCAAGTCACCTTGATCAGTGCGGCGTTCACCTTCGCCGCCATCGCCGCGGTGGCGCTCGTCCGGCCGTCCTGGGGGCTCGCGGGTGGGGTGTACGCGGGCCTCGCCGTCGGCTTCGCCCTCGATTCGGCCGACGGGCAGCTGGCCAGGCTGACCGGGCGGGGAGGGCCGGACGGCGAGTGGCTGGACCATGTCGTGGACTGCGCCAAGATGATTCTCGTACACACCGCTGTCCTGATCTCGTTCCAGCGCTTCTTCGGTCTGCCGTCCCAGGGCTGGCTGCTCCTGCCGCTGGGCTTCCTGTTCGCCGCCGTGCTGGCCTTCTGCGCGGGGCTGTTGCGTGAGCAGCTGGGCAAGGCGGCCGTCCGGTCGCCGGCGGGCGGCAGCGGCCCGGTGTCCCGGGTGCGGGCCGTGGCGCTGCTGCCCGCCGACTACGGGGTGTTCTGCCTGGTGTTCCTGCTGCTCGGCGACCGGACCGCGTTCCGCATCGGATACGCGGTGCTCGCCGTCGTGCACGCGCTGTTCCTGGTGGCGTTCCTCGCCAAGTGGTTCAGGGAGCTGAAAGCGCTCCGGGCTGCGGACTGA
- a CDS encoding ribonuclease H family protein, with amino-acid sequence MNESIIAACDGASKGNPGPAAWAWVVADAQGRPERWEAGPLGTATNNIAELTALRELLESTDPSVPVEVRMDSQYAMNAVTKWLPGWKRNGWKTSAGKPVANRDLVAGIDALLTGRAVKFVYVPAHQVDGDPLNALADQAASEAAVAQRPAGTAHGSQLPKPAPARATEGRSKSVAAKKAGGAARSGGTIRARFAGRCHCGKSYAAQEMIAKNPNGWGHPECRTASA; translated from the coding sequence ATGAACGAGAGCATCATCGCCGCGTGTGACGGGGCATCGAAGGGCAATCCGGGGCCTGCGGCCTGGGCGTGGGTCGTGGCCGATGCGCAGGGGCGACCGGAGCGCTGGGAGGCCGGCCCGCTGGGGACTGCCACCAATAACATCGCCGAACTCACGGCGTTGCGGGAGCTGTTGGAGTCCACGGACCCGTCCGTGCCGGTCGAGGTGCGGATGGACTCGCAGTACGCGATGAACGCGGTGACGAAGTGGCTGCCGGGGTGGAAGCGCAACGGCTGGAAGACCTCGGCGGGAAAGCCGGTGGCCAACCGTGACCTGGTGGCGGGTATCGACGCCCTGCTGACCGGCCGTGCCGTGAAGTTCGTCTACGTCCCCGCCCACCAGGTGGACGGGGACCCGCTCAACGCCCTTGCCGATCAGGCCGCGAGCGAGGCCGCTGTGGCGCAGCGGCCGGCCGGTACCGCGCACGGTTCGCAGTTGCCGAAGCCCGCTCCCGCCCGCGCGACGGAGGGGCGGAGCAAGAGCGTTGCGGCGAAGAAGGCGGGAGGTGCGGCGCGTTCCGGTGGAACAATCCGGGCCCGGTTCGCCGGCCGCTGCCACTGCGGAAAGTCTTATGCGGCCCAGGAGATGATCGCCAAGAACCCGAACGGCTGGGGCCACCCGGAGTGCCGCACCGCGTCCGCCTGA
- a CDS encoding DUF6381 family protein, which translates to MSVARESGDRAQQLRDKARQMNEAAERTTDPEQRQRLQEKARKLQEQIEQQGNMGSGNIRPPK; encoded by the coding sequence ATGAGCGTTGCACGTGAATCCGGTGACCGTGCGCAGCAGCTGCGCGACAAGGCCCGGCAGATGAACGAGGCCGCTGAGCGCACCACCGACCCTGAGCAGCGCCAGCGGCTCCAGGAGAAGGCCCGCAAGCTGCAGGAGCAGATCGAGCAGCAGGGCAACATGGGCAGCGGGAACATTCGCCCGCCCAAGTAG
- a CDS encoding serine/threonine-protein kinase codes for MRRVIDDRFELVSRLSSGGMGTVWRAHDLALHRDVALKEVRPPDPALAENDPESARLLRERALREARALARLDHPGVVTVHHIVDGGDHPYPWIVMEPVPGASLAERLAEGTLTPVEAAELGRGVLSALRAAHAAGILHRDVKPANVLLRADGSPVLTDFGIAAIRESTSLTATGSIIGSPDYMAPERIRGAEGDPSSDLWSLGMMLYVAVEGRHPLRRATTLATLAAVLDEEIPAPLQAGPLAPVLTALLTRDTVARPGPEELDRMLAAVSAPAVTPPGRDPRLPRDAVPPHREPLTLRDAIPSGPTAVLPTAPVRRPAGASGPGSRPVPASPRPEPATLGTQEIRRRIRQGRAVAITTALAGTALTGVLVWSLVPDPDTKTSGSTPSAPARASHGPSAAGNDGAKEANEARTKDLLTPAGARSVIAALKPVMGGTRITSFTLFEEHARVEAPVSTNKNLYDVYAYQDGEATRERAGGTLAPGAKSVDLEKIDWDALPGLIRRADKELGVAEPTGHYVDIDAASPFDDYRPTLSVYVSDEYGGAYLRADINGKVLKKYPRNG; via the coding sequence GTGCGCCGTGTAATCGACGACCGTTTCGAACTGGTGAGCAGGCTCAGCAGTGGCGGTATGGGCACGGTGTGGCGGGCTCACGACCTGGCTCTGCACCGCGATGTGGCGCTCAAGGAAGTACGGCCTCCGGACCCCGCGCTCGCCGAGAACGACCCGGAGTCGGCCCGGCTGCTGCGCGAGCGGGCGCTGCGTGAGGCCCGTGCGCTTGCCCGGCTCGACCACCCGGGTGTCGTCACGGTGCACCACATCGTGGACGGCGGCGATCACCCGTACCCGTGGATCGTGATGGAGCCGGTGCCCGGCGCCTCGCTCGCGGAGCGCCTCGCCGAGGGCACGCTCACCCCGGTCGAGGCCGCGGAGCTCGGCCGCGGGGTGCTGTCGGCGCTGCGCGCCGCCCACGCCGCGGGAATCCTGCACCGGGACGTCAAGCCCGCCAACGTACTGCTGCGGGCCGACGGCAGCCCGGTGCTCACCGACTTCGGCATCGCGGCGATCCGCGAGTCGACCAGCCTGACGGCGACCGGCTCCATCATCGGCTCCCCCGACTACATGGCGCCGGAGCGGATCCGCGGTGCGGAGGGCGACCCCTCGTCGGACCTGTGGTCGCTCGGCATGATGCTGTACGTCGCGGTGGAGGGCCGTCATCCGCTGCGTCGGGCGACGACGCTGGCGACGCTGGCGGCCGTGCTCGACGAGGAGATCCCGGCGCCCCTGCAGGCCGGTCCGCTGGCTCCCGTACTGACCGCGCTGCTGACCCGGGACACGGTGGCCAGGCCCGGCCCCGAGGAACTGGACCGGATGCTGGCGGCGGTGAGCGCGCCGGCCGTGACGCCGCCCGGGCGGGACCCCCGCCTCCCGCGGGATGCCGTACCGCCGCACCGGGAGCCGCTCACGCTGCGGGACGCGATACCGTCCGGCCCGACGGCCGTCCTGCCCACCGCCCCCGTCCGGCGTCCGGCCGGCGCATCCGGGCCCGGTAGCCGGCCGGTCCCCGCTTCCCCGCGTCCGGAGCCCGCGACGCTGGGCACCCAGGAGATCCGTCGCCGGATCCGGCAGGGCCGCGCCGTCGCGATCACCACCGCTCTCGCCGGGACCGCCCTGACCGGCGTCCTGGTGTGGTCGCTGGTGCCCGACCCGGACACGAAGACTTCCGGCAGCACCCCGTCCGCCCCGGCCCGGGCCTCCCACGGTCCCTCGGCCGCCGGGAACGACGGGGCGAAGGAGGCGAACGAGGCGCGGACCAAGGATCTGCTGACGCCCGCCGGGGCCCGGTCCGTCATCGCCGCGCTCAAGCCGGTGATGGGCGGCACCCGGATCACCTCTTTCACGCTGTTCGAGGAGCACGCGCGCGTCGAGGCCCCGGTATCGACGAACAAGAACCTGTACGACGTCTACGCGTACCAGGACGGCGAGGCCACCCGCGAACGGGCCGGCGGCACCCTCGCGCCGGGTGCCAAGTCCGTGGACCTGGAGAAGATCGACTGGGACGCCCTCCCGGGGCTGATCCGCCGGGCGGACAAGGAGCTCGGTGTCGCCGAGCCCACCGGCCACTACGTGGACATCGATGCGGCCTCGCCGTTCGACGACTACCGGCCGACCCTCAGCGTCTACGTCTCCGACGAGTACGGCGGCGCCTACCTGCGGGCCGACATCAACGGCAAGGTGCTCAAGAAGTACCCGCGCAACGGCTGA
- a CDS encoding alpha/beta fold hydrolase, producing MTVSTFLAPRRRIRGRRAQTLAAALTTAALTTAPVPAAAADGGDPAAAKPTVVLVHGAFADASGWNGVVERLKRHGYQVTVPVNPLRGLAGDSASLAAVLKTIKGPIVLAGHSYGGAVIGNAAAGNPNVTSLVYVSAFMPDKGEGLADLGTKFAGSDLNTALKPVPTLGSDGKEGTDLYIRSEKFHDVFAADVPPDTAAALAAAQHPISGAAFMDKATAAAWRTIPSWALVATRDKAIAPDLERFEAKRAKSHTIEVDSSHAAMISHPDVVADLIRQAAGDRTPADSPMAPTGTSRLVLTSLGALAGVSILTGAGLAAAARRRRAGAAGADGTGTAL from the coding sequence ATGACCGTCTCGACCTTCCTCGCCCCGCGGAGACGGATACGCGGGCGTCGCGCGCAGACCCTCGCCGCAGCGCTCACCACGGCCGCCCTGACCACTGCCCCCGTACCCGCCGCCGCAGCCGACGGCGGCGATCCGGCCGCCGCCAAGCCCACGGTGGTGCTGGTGCACGGCGCGTTCGCCGATGCCTCGGGCTGGAACGGCGTGGTGGAACGCCTGAAACGTCACGGGTACCAGGTCACGGTCCCGGTCAATCCGCTGCGCGGGCTCGCCGGTGACTCCGCGTCCCTCGCCGCCGTTCTCAAGACCATCAAGGGACCGATCGTGCTGGCCGGGCATTCCTACGGCGGTGCGGTGATCGGCAACGCCGCCGCCGGGAACCCGAACGTCACATCACTGGTGTACGTGTCCGCGTTCATGCCGGACAAGGGCGAGGGGCTCGCGGATCTGGGCACGAAGTTCGCGGGGAGCGACCTGAACACGGCCCTGAAGCCGGTGCCGACCCTGGGCTCCGACGGCAAGGAGGGCACCGACCTGTACATCCGGTCGGAGAAGTTCCACGACGTCTTCGCGGCGGACGTGCCGCCGGACACCGCGGCCGCGCTGGCCGCCGCCCAACACCCCATCAGCGGAGCCGCGTTCATGGACAAGGCGACCGCGGCGGCCTGGCGGACCATCCCGTCCTGGGCGCTGGTCGCGACCCGGGACAAGGCCATCGCCCCGGACCTCGAACGCTTCGAGGCCAAGCGCGCCAAGTCGCACACCATCGAGGTCGACTCCTCCCACGCCGCGATGATCTCGCACCCCGACGTCGTCGCCGATCTGATCCGGCAGGCCGCCGGAGACCGGACACCGGCGGACTCACCGATGGCCCCGACGGGTACCAGCCGCCTGGTCCTGACCTCCCTGGGCGCCCTCGCGGGCGTGAGCATCCTGACCGGCGCGGGCCTCGCAGCGGCGGCACGCAGACGCCGCGCCGGTGCCGCCGGCGCCGACGGCACCGGCACGGCTCTCTGA
- a CDS encoding PP2C family protein-serine/threonine phosphatase: protein MASRRFLQQFRESGRRRNSLVAMPFALIALVTVVDIVTPPDVHLGPFLVAAPALTASFAGPYLTAFVGAVAVLAQSLVAVGHTEVSDLNHTYQIVALILISAFVTFFAHLRDRNELAVTQLRSVAEAAQRVVLWPLPVRSGPLRIASVYLAAEAEAQIGGDLYAAARTGDGTRLIIGDVRGKGLSAIGEAASVLGAFHALSRQESRLPDLVAHLEASVTPEQGFAVPDDGDDEDLAESFVTAAVLDIPDAGAELHLVSCGHPPPLLLRAGEAIPLDVRVPAPPLGLAQLVVTEHMTETFAFGVGDTLLLYTDGVIESRDRWGVFYPLRERAASRCGQDPESLLNSLCADLVRHAGGRLSDDAALVAIERLPAPG from the coding sequence ATGGCGTCCCGGCGATTCCTGCAACAGTTCCGCGAGTCCGGACGGCGCAGGAACTCACTCGTGGCGATGCCGTTCGCGCTGATCGCCCTCGTCACGGTGGTGGACATCGTCACGCCGCCAGATGTCCATCTCGGCCCGTTCCTGGTGGCGGCACCCGCGCTGACCGCCTCGTTCGCCGGGCCGTACCTGACGGCGTTCGTCGGTGCCGTCGCCGTACTGGCCCAGTCCCTCGTGGCCGTCGGACACACCGAAGTCAGCGACCTCAACCACACCTACCAGATCGTCGCGCTCATCCTCATCTCCGCCTTCGTCACCTTCTTCGCCCACCTGAGAGACCGCAACGAGCTGGCGGTGACGCAGTTGCGTTCGGTGGCCGAAGCGGCGCAGCGTGTGGTGCTGTGGCCGCTGCCGGTACGAAGTGGCCCGCTGCGCATCGCCTCGGTCTATCTGGCCGCGGAGGCGGAGGCGCAGATCGGAGGCGATCTCTACGCGGCCGCCCGCACCGGCGACGGCACCCGGCTGATCATCGGAGATGTACGTGGTAAGGGGCTGTCCGCGATCGGTGAGGCAGCAAGTGTGCTGGGTGCCTTCCACGCGCTGTCCCGCCAGGAGTCGCGGCTGCCGGATCTGGTGGCGCATCTGGAGGCAAGCGTCACCCCGGAGCAGGGCTTCGCCGTCCCTGACGACGGCGACGACGAGGATCTCGCGGAGTCCTTCGTCACCGCGGCCGTTCTCGACATCCCCGATGCCGGCGCCGAGCTCCACCTGGTCAGCTGCGGTCATCCACCGCCGTTGCTGCTGCGGGCGGGCGAGGCGATCCCGCTCGATGTGCGAGTGCCCGCCCCGCCGCTCGGTCTGGCACAACTGGTGGTCACCGAACACATGACGGAGACGTTCGCCTTCGGCGTCGGCGACACCCTGCTTCTGTACACGGACGGTGTCATCGAGTCCCGGGACCGGTGGGGGGTCTTCTATCCGCTCCGGGAACGGGCCGCTTCGCGGTGCGGCCAGGACCCGGAAAGCCTGCTGAACTCGCTCTGCGCCGACCTCGTCCGCCATGCCGGTGGCCGGCTGAGCGACGACGCGGCACTGGTCGCCATCGAACGGCTCCCGGCTCCGGGGTGA
- a CDS encoding FUSC family protein, with product MPAVSVSEPVIKLVRRTTEPVGAQTLRSTAASVIAYVVAVWTLPNPAPLTAPLTALLVVQVTLYATLTTGIRRVNSVVVGVLIATALSALVGLSWWSLGLTIFASLIIGRLVRVDEFVPEVAISAMLVLGVSQVAYTAWDRVLETLIGAGVGLLFNLLFAPPVWVQPAGASIDSLARAMGHMFRAMGDDVTGHISVQRAADRLHEARRLDHDIVEVDASLRQAEEGLTLNPRVRQGLLYRVVLRTGLDTLEICAVVLRVLSRTLTDLAKTRTEETLFPAAVAAPLKELFGQMAGAIESFSELITTPVAENAEEAEDRLARALAVSRTTRDRVADLLLEAVQEHPGQWQLHGALLAEVDRILDELDIDKRTERLGKELDRRSAHVHERHPWLRAVSRRLRGRQN from the coding sequence ATGCCAGCAGTATCCGTATCCGAGCCCGTGATCAAGCTTGTCCGGCGCACGACCGAACCCGTGGGGGCGCAGACCCTGCGCTCCACGGCAGCCTCCGTCATCGCCTACGTCGTCGCGGTGTGGACCCTGCCGAATCCCGCACCGCTCACGGCACCGCTCACCGCCCTCCTCGTCGTACAGGTCACCCTCTACGCGACCCTCACCACCGGGATCCGCCGGGTGAACTCGGTCGTGGTCGGGGTGCTCATCGCCACCGCGCTCAGCGCCCTGGTCGGCCTCAGCTGGTGGAGCCTCGGACTGACGATCTTCGCCTCGCTGATCATCGGGCGGCTGGTGCGGGTCGACGAGTTCGTCCCCGAGGTGGCGATCAGCGCGATGCTCGTCCTGGGCGTCTCGCAGGTTGCGTACACCGCATGGGACCGCGTGCTGGAAACCCTGATCGGCGCGGGCGTGGGACTGCTGTTCAACCTGCTCTTCGCGCCACCGGTGTGGGTACAGCCCGCGGGCGCCTCCATCGACAGCCTGGCCCGGGCGATGGGACACATGTTCCGTGCCATGGGGGACGACGTCACGGGTCACATCTCCGTCCAGCGGGCGGCCGACCGGCTTCACGAGGCCCGCCGGCTGGACCACGACATCGTGGAGGTCGACGCCTCGCTCCGGCAGGCCGAGGAAGGCCTCACGCTCAATCCGCGCGTCCGGCAGGGACTGCTGTACCGGGTCGTGCTGCGCACCGGTCTGGACACCCTGGAGATCTGCGCCGTGGTGCTGCGGGTGCTGTCCCGCACGCTGACCGACCTGGCCAAGACCCGTACCGAGGAGACGCTGTTCCCCGCCGCCGTCGCCGCACCCCTGAAGGAGCTGTTCGGGCAGATGGCCGGAGCCATCGAGAGCTTCTCGGAGCTGATCACCACTCCGGTCGCGGAGAACGCCGAGGAGGCGGAGGACCGGCTGGCCCGCGCACTCGCCGTCAGCCGCACGACCCGGGACCGGGTGGCGGACCTGCTTCTCGAGGCCGTTCAGGAACACCCCGGACAGTGGCAGTTGCACGGAGCCCTGCTCGCCGAGGTGGACCGGATTCTGGACGAGCTCGACATCGACAAGCGCACGGAACGCCTGGGCAAGGAGCTCGACCGGCGTTCGGCGCACGTGCACGAACGCCACCCCTGGCTGCGTGCCGTGTCGCGCCGGCTGCGAGGCCGCCAGAACTGA
- a CDS encoding cysteine desulfurase-like protein, whose protein sequence is MTFDVDAVRAQIPALKSGSARFDAPGGTQTPQPVIDAIADALANPLANRGRLTEGERNAEAVVIRARRALADLLGADPRGIVFGRSSTQLTYDLSRTLAKNWGPGDEVVVSSLDHDSNIRPWIQAAEAMGATVRWAEFDPATGELTADDIAAVLSARTRLVAVTAASNLIGTRPGIPAVADVVHRAGALLHVDAVHYASHAAVDLRGLGADFLVCSPYKFLGPHLGVLASRPELLETLRPDKLLPSTDVVPERFELGTLPYELLAGAAAAVDFLASLAPGIDGTRRERLLAAFAAIEAHEDALRARMEKGLAGLGGITVHSRAAHRTPTLLLTLAGRSATAASQYLAERDIVAPAGSFYALEASRRLGLGEAGGVRIGLAPYNNEADVDRLLDALSGLLGTAPDEG, encoded by the coding sequence ATGACCTTCGACGTCGACGCTGTCCGCGCCCAGATCCCCGCCCTGAAGTCGGGCTCCGCCCGGTTCGACGCCCCCGGCGGCACCCAGACACCGCAACCGGTGATCGACGCCATCGCGGACGCACTGGCCAACCCGCTCGCCAACCGGGGCCGTCTCACCGAGGGCGAGCGCAACGCGGAGGCGGTCGTGATCCGCGCCCGCCGCGCGCTGGCCGACCTGCTGGGCGCCGATCCGCGGGGCATCGTGTTCGGCCGCAGCTCCACCCAGCTTACCTACGATCTGTCCCGCACCCTGGCGAAGAACTGGGGACCGGGCGACGAAGTGGTCGTCAGCAGTCTCGACCACGACTCCAACATCCGCCCCTGGATCCAGGCGGCCGAGGCCATGGGCGCCACGGTCCGCTGGGCGGAGTTCGACCCGGCCACCGGTGAACTGACGGCCGATGACATCGCCGCCGTACTCTCGGCGCGCACCCGCCTGGTCGCCGTGACCGCGGCGTCCAACCTGATCGGTACACGCCCCGGCATTCCCGCCGTCGCCGACGTGGTGCACCGGGCAGGAGCCCTGTTGCACGTCGACGCGGTGCACTACGCCTCGCACGCCGCCGTCGACCTGCGCGGTCTCGGAGCCGACTTCCTGGTCTGCTCGCCGTACAAATTCCTCGGCCCGCACCTGGGCGTCCTGGCGAGCCGTCCCGAGTTGCTGGAGACGCTGCGGCCGGACAAGCTGCTGCCCTCCACCGACGTGGTTCCCGAGCGCTTCGAACTGGGCACCCTTCCGTACGAACTGCTGGCCGGGGCCGCTGCGGCGGTGGACTTCCTCGCCTCGCTGGCCCCCGGGATCGACGGCACCCGGCGGGAACGGCTGCTCGCCGCCTTCGCGGCGATCGAGGCCCATGAGGACGCCCTGCGGGCCCGTATGGAGAAGGGACTGGCGGGCCTCGGTGGCATCACCGTGCACTCCCGGGCCGCACACCGCACGCCCACGCTGCTGCTGACCCTGGCGGGCCGCAGCGCCACCGCCGCCTCGCAGTACTTGGCGGAGCGGGACATCGTCGCCCCGGCCGGATCCTTCTACGCACTGGAGGCTTCCCGTCGGCTCGGGCTCGGAGAGGCGGGCGGAGTGCGGATCGGCCTGGCGCCCTACAACAACGAAGCGGACGTCGACCGCCTGCTGGACGCGCTCTCCGGCCTCCTCGGCACCGCGCCCGACGAGGGCTGA
- a CDS encoding glutamate synthase subunit beta, which yields MTDPHGFLRTPRRPVPARPVQERLSDWNEVYAGQARLPLVSQQAGRCMDCGIPFCHSGCPLGNLIPEWNAYARKGDWWAAAERLHATNNFPEFTGRLCPAPCEDACVLTINADPVTIKNVEQAIADESWARGYTTPQPPERLSGKTVAVIGSGPAGLAAAQQLTRAGHTVAVYERADRVGGLLRYGIPAFKMEKCHLDRRVEQMRTEGTKFRTGVDVGGDLDAAELADRYDALVVAVGATGRRELPVPGRELYGIHQAMEYLTLANRAVEGDRDVPVVTAEDRHVVIIGGGDTGSDCLGTVLRQGAASAVQLDINPEPGAARRETEPWPVYPKVYRISHAHEEARGRDGADPRLFSSATLRFEGDRTGHVRALRLAEVEPEGRRPLPETEQVLPADLVLLALGFFGPERDTGLVRQLGLTLDGRGNFARDATFAAETAESVEAVETAEGAVPEGSRARAARAGNGGVFIAGDAGRGQSLVVWAIAEGRSVAAATDRYLRGSTVLPAPIAPYDRPFIA from the coding sequence ATGACCGACCCCCACGGCTTCCTCAGGACCCCCCGCCGGCCCGTCCCGGCGCGCCCGGTCCAGGAACGGCTGAGCGACTGGAACGAGGTCTACGCGGGGCAGGCCAGGCTTCCACTTGTGTCCCAGCAGGCGGGGCGGTGCATGGACTGCGGCATACCGTTCTGTCACAGCGGCTGCCCGCTGGGAAACCTCATCCCCGAGTGGAACGCGTACGCGCGCAAGGGCGACTGGTGGGCAGCGGCCGAGCGGCTGCACGCGACGAACAACTTCCCCGAGTTCACCGGGCGGTTGTGCCCGGCGCCGTGCGAGGACGCCTGCGTGCTCACCATCAACGCCGATCCGGTGACGATCAAGAATGTCGAGCAGGCGATCGCCGACGAGAGCTGGGCGCGCGGTTACACCACGCCGCAGCCGCCCGAGCGGCTCAGCGGCAAGACCGTCGCCGTCATCGGTTCGGGACCGGCGGGACTGGCGGCAGCGCAGCAACTCACCCGCGCCGGACACACCGTCGCCGTCTACGAGCGCGCCGACCGCGTCGGCGGACTGCTGCGCTACGGCATTCCCGCGTTCAAGATGGAGAAGTGCCACCTCGACCGCCGTGTCGAGCAGATGCGGACGGAGGGCACCAAGTTCCGTACGGGCGTGGACGTCGGGGGCGATCTCGACGCCGCCGAGCTCGCGGACCGGTACGACGCGCTCGTCGTCGCCGTCGGAGCCACCGGGCGACGGGAGCTGCCCGTCCCGGGCCGCGAGTTGTACGGCATCCACCAGGCCATGGAGTACCTGACCCTGGCCAACCGGGCCGTGGAGGGCGACCGCGACGTGCCGGTCGTCACCGCCGAGGACAGACACGTGGTGATCATCGGCGGCGGGGACACCGGATCGGACTGTCTGGGCACTGTCCTGCGCCAGGGGGCGGCCTCCGCCGTACAGCTCGACATCAACCCGGAGCCCGGTGCCGCCCGGCGGGAAACCGAGCCCTGGCCCGTGTACCCGAAGGTCTATCGGATATCCCACGCCCACGAGGAGGCCCGGGGGCGGGACGGCGCGGATCCGAGACTGTTCTCCTCCGCCACCCTCCGCTTCGAAGGGGACCGGACCGGCCACGTGCGGGCGCTGCGCCTGGCCGAGGTGGAGCCCGAGGGCAGAAGGCCGCTGCCGGAGACGGAGCAGGTGCTGCCGGCAGATCTCGTCCTGCTCGCCCTCGGCTTCTTCGGTCCCGAACGCGACACCGGCCTCGTGCGGCAGCTCGGACTCACCCTGGACGGCCGGGGAAACTTCGCCCGGGATGCCACCTTCGCCGCTGAGACGGCGGAATCAGTGGAAGCAGTTGAGACAGCTGAAGGGGCGGTCCCGGAGGGCTCGCGCGCGCGGGCGGCCCGCGCCGGGAACGGCGGGGTCTTCATCGCCGGTGACGCGGGCCGCGGCCAGTCCCTCGTGGTGTGGGCCATCGCGGAGGGACGGTCCGTCGCCGCCGCGACGGACCGCTATCTGCGCGGCTCCACGGTGCTCCCGGCCCCCATCGCCCCCTACGACCGCCCCTTCATCGCCTGA